Within the Maribacter sp. BPC-D8 genome, the region GCACACCTTTTTTGCAAGGAAGTCAAGAGAAAAAAGGGAATTAGATAAAAAAATAAATATAACTACTTTCATAGTCGTTGCCTAAGTCTTGATAAGGTTATGAAATACAAATTATTAATCAGCAAATGGCTGAAGAAAAAACAAACGCAGAGGTAGAAGCTACTACCGAAGCAACACAACAAGCTGTTGAAACTCCACAGCAAGATCCACAAGAATTTTTAGAAAGTTTCAATTGGGAAAAATACGAGCAAGGAATTGAGCGTGTTGATGATTCTAAATTGAAAGAATTCGAAAAATTAGTTGCCGAAAATTTTGTAGATACTGCCGATGAGGAAGTAGTGCAAGGTACGGTAGTTTATATCACAGATAGAGAAGCTATTATTGATATCAACGCAAAATCTGAAGGTGTAATTTCGTTAAACGAATTTCGTTACAACCCAGGTTTAAAAGTTGGTGACAAAGTAGAGGTATTGATCGATATTCGTGAAGACAAAAGTGGTCAACTAGTATTATCTCACAGAAAGGCGAGAACTATTATGGCTTGGGATCGTGTTAACGCGGCTCATGACAAAGAAGAAATCGTTAGTGGTTTTGTTAAGTGCAGAACTAAAGGTGGTATGATCGTTGACGTATTTGGTATTGAAGCTTTCTTACCAGGTTCTCAAATCGATGTTAAGCCTATTCGTGATTACGATCAGTATGTTAACAAAACAATGGAATTTAAGGTTGTAAAAATCAACCACGAATTTAAAAACGTTGTTGTTTCTCATAAAGCTCTTATTGAAGCTGATATTGAAGAACAGAAGAAAGAAATCATTAGCCAATTAGAAAAAGGACAAGTATTAGAAGGTGTTGTTAAAAACATTACTTCTTATGGTGTGTTTATTGATCTTGGTGGTGTTGATGGTTTAGTTCACATTACTGACCTTTCTTGGAGCAGAATCAACCACCCGAACGAGGTTGTTGAACTTGACCAGAAATTAAATGTTGTAATTCTTGATTTTGATGAAAACAAATCTAGAATACAATTAGGTCTTAAGCAATTAGAGAAGCACCCTTGGGAAGCTTTATCTGATGAAATTAAGATTGGTGATAAAGTAAAAGGTAAGGTAGTTGTTATAGCTGATTACGGCGCATTCATCGAAGTTGTTGAAGGTGTTGAAGGTCTTATCCACGTTTCTGAAATGTCTTGGTCTACGCACTTGCGTTCTGCACAAGATTTCGTAAAAGTTGGTGATGAGGTTGAAGCAGTTGTATTGACATTGGATCGTGAAGATCGTAAAATGTCTCTTGGTATCAAGCAATTGACTCCAGACCCTTGGACTGATATTACTACTAAATATCCTGTAGGTTCTAAGCATAAAGGTATTGTAAGAAACTTTACAAACTTTGGTGTTTTTGTTGAACTAGAAGAAGGTATTGATGGTTTAATTTATATCTCTGATCTTTCTTGGACTAAGAAAATCAAGCATCCATCTGAGTTTACCAATGTTGGTGATACATTAGAGGTAGAGGTGTTAGAATTAGATGTTGATGGTCGTAAGTTAAGCTTAGGTCATAAACAAACTACTGAAAACCCTTGGGATAAATATGAAACTGAGTTCGCAATGGGTACAGTTCATACAGCAACCATTTCTGATGTAGTTGATAAAGGTGCAACAATTGAATTTAACGAAGATATTACTGCATTCATTCCTCAACGTCATTTAGAGAAAGAAGATGGTAAAAAACTAGGTAAAGGCGATGAAGCTGAATTCAAGATTATTGAGTTCAATAAAGACTTCAAACGTGTAGTAGCTAGTCATACTGCTATTTTCCGTGAAGAAGAGCAACGTAATGTAAAAGCAGCTGTTAAAAGACAGACTACTAGTACAGAGGAAGCTAAAACTACTTTAGGGGATGCTAATGATGCGTTACAAGCATTGAAGGAGAAAATGGAAGCAGCTGATTCTAAAAAGAAGAAGTAATTTCATAGTATAGACCCTTTGTAAGGGTCAAAAGTAAAAGCCCGGATATGTATCCGGGCTTTTTTTGTATCTATTATTTTTACTTTTACGTTGTGATAAAGTGAGTTGCTAAAGGGGATGCTGATAAAGAGATTTGAATAACTTTAGAGATAGATAGATAGATAGATAGATAGATAGATAGATAGATAGATAAATTCGGTATTTTCTTGCCTTAATTTGACAACATATATCTTAGGAAAGTATCAAAAGTAAAAGCCCAGAAACTAATCTGGGCTTTTTTTAATATCCACAATTCTCAGTTCCTATTAGGGTTCCAAAAAAAATGAATTACTAATGGAGATTTTAATACCAGAAGTTTAAATTCACTTCTAGATAAATGCTAGTAGTTAGTGTTTAGTATAGTACTTTAATTAGTAAACCTTTTTCTTCACAAACCAGATGTCTTCTAAACTCAAGTTTAACGTAATTAGGTGAAAATTCTCTTTCACCAATACGTTTTGTAAAAGCCCTTTTGAACCATAACTATAAGAAAGATTGATCATGGAGTGTGTACCTCTACTGGTGGGTATACCTATACCCGCTGTAAAATTATAGCCTTCTACTTTTTTATCGCTTATTGCCAAGTATCCGTTGTCATAATTGTATCCTAATCTGTACGCAAGTCTTTGACCGTATTTGTAACTGGTAGGATCTTGAATAAATTCTAGACCAAAGGCGTAAATATCTTGATCTTCGTAGCTGCCAATGTTTTCTGATTGATTAGTGTCTGACCAGAAATTTTTCTTGTAATCTGCACTAAAGGTCAGCTCTTCAATAGGTTTTATGCTCATACCAAAACCGAACTCTAAAGGAAGTTTAAAGTCAGAAACATTATCAGAGCTTTCATCTTCCACAGAAATTGCAATTCCTGATATTGATTTGTCGACAGATCGTTTTAGGTTTCCGTTTAAACTTGTTGGCAGTTGAACGGTACTACCAATAGTTATTTTGTCATTAACATCATATTGAAGTCCGAAACCTAATCTTGCACCACTATAATTAGTTTGCTCTACAGATTCGAATGTAGAAGTGCTATAAAAGAAAGATTCCGTTTCTTCGATATTTCCGAATAAAAACGAGGCACTTAAACCTAATCTCAATTTTGGCATTAGGGCGTAACCAACATTAAGTTTAATATCATTTAACCCGCCCAATCCGGCAACATTACTTTCAAAAGACTCTGTAGATCCTTCAATGTTGCTACTAACGCCAAGTAGCGAATAGCCAACATCGCTATAGGGTGTCATAGTAATACCGGCACCTAAGTTTTCCATAATTCTAAATCCGAAGGCTAAATTAGAAAAGTTTACATTCGACTTTTCGTCAGAAGAAGAAGTGTTGCTGTAACTGTTAAATTCACCGGTGACACCTATATCATATAAGAAGGAGTTTTGTGGGATTAGTGCATAATTCGCCGGATTTAAATTGTTTATCTCGTACGGAGATTTAATACCGATACCACTGTAGCCTAAACCATTGAATTTACCAATACTGGTTTGGTTAATGACTCCTAATCCGTAAAGTGAATATGGTGAACTCGTTAAAGCTTCAGACTGTGCCGAAGACTGGTAAAAAGCTAACAATGCTGTTATGGTAAAAAATAGTATTTGATTAATCTTCATCGTATATACCGTATGTTAATTCTAAAATTGTTTCGTTTTCGCCATTGCCGTTCCCGTTCAAAATAAATCTATCGATCGTTGAGTTATAATCTGCAGGAAGCAGTATCAGTGCATCATCAATATCTCTATCTTTCAACTGTAATTCTTCTAAGTAATAGGCTATTGGTATTTCGTAATAGATGTCATTAAATTCTTGATTGTCTCTATTGAGAATAGCATATGAAGTAGATGTGAGCGTCTCAATTAAATCATTGTTTTGGTCAACCACGTAAACGGCAAGTGTGTCTCTCAGTTTTAGATGATCATCATAAGATTGAGGTGTTGGTTTAATTTTTAAGACTCCGTCTAAAATAGTTCCACTGCCAGGTATGTCATAAAGACTAGTAATACTGGGGAATTGTACACGCATGGCAATACCAACACCCGACTGAATATAGCTTTGGTTATTAGCATCTGAACTTTCTAAATTTACCTTACTATCGGTCAAAGTTTGCAAAGGAGTAATAGGGTCATCTGCTGTAATTCTATTGAAAAATGGAATAGGGAAAGTTGCAGCATTAATTTGAACATCTAAATATTCTGACTCAGATTCGAGTTCGGTATCTGTACTATAATATAAACGCATATAGGTTTTTTCAGAAGATTTAGAAAAACCTATAACAGAACCATCATCAACATCATCTGGCAAGAGGGCAATACCTTTAAAGTAATCTCGATACTCATCAATGTTTATAATATCTTTTTCTTGAAGTTTAGAAAACACGTCAGTACCAAAATCGTCTACGAGTTTTATAGTTATAGAATCGCCTGCCAATGGTCTAGGGTTATATTCAAAAAAGCCTAAGTCATCTTCATCATAACCAATATTGCTTGTATTGTAGAAATAATCATCACTTTCTGGTTTTAGATTTTCATTAATTTTTTTAATATGAATAGTGTTTTTCTGTAGCGTATCATTATAATAATAGTTGTCATAACCCAATACCATAACAATACTATCAAAAACTGCCTCTGAATCTATCGTGTAAGTTTCTGGCAGAAACTGCATATAACTAGATGCCGTAACGGTACCGAATACGTTGTCTGTATATTTTCCTAATAATATTCTTGTAGATTCTGAAGTGACAATACTGTCAAACTTCATAGTAGATGTACTGACCGTTAAAGTGTCTATCAGTATAAGTCGAATGTTGCTGTCGGTAAAAGTTTCGCCGGCAACAAATTCAGAATCATTATAAATATCATCGCTGCAAGAATGAGCGGCAAAAGCGATGAAACCGCCTACTATAATGATATAGAGCGCACGTAGTTTGTTTAGGAACACCTTCATTTAGAAATTAATTTTTCTCAAAGCTAAATACCAAGCACGTTTGTAAAAACCTGAATAGACGAATCGTGAATGTTAAGGGATAAACCCTGTAATTTGAACTATTAATCAAAAGTTTGTGTTCGTAGATAAAAACTAGGGTTTGGTATGTTAAAAATCAATTTTAATCTATTGTGTTTTTTGAACGGAAGGGTGTCTAGTAGATTTGATCTTGAAAAGAAAAATCATAAAACAAAAAAACTAATGAATAAAAGAAAATCGTATATGTATAAAATTACCGGTATGGCTATGCTTGCTATGGTAATTACAAGTTGTTCAAGTGATGATGATGAAAATTTAGGTAACTGGGTAGATAAATCTATATTTGATGGTAGCCCAAGAAGTAGTGTGTCTGGCTTTACAATTGACAATGTTGGTTATATGGGCGTTGGATATGATGGCGATGATTATTTGGCTTCATTTTGGGCATATGATATAGAAGGAGATTACTGGTCTCAGAAAGCAGATTTCCCCGGTGCTGCCAGAAATGCAGCCGTTGGATTTGAAATTGATGGTACAGGTTATATTGGTTCTGGTTATGATGGGGTTGATGAATTAACAGATTTTTACAGCTATAATACGGCATCAAATACATGGACAGAAATTGCGTCTTTAACTACTGCTAGAAGAAATGCGGTTGGTTTTGGTGCCAACGGATTTGGTTATGTTGGAACTGGTTATGATGGTGAAAATGATAGGAAAGATTTTTGGAAATATAATCCAGCCAATGATACTTGGACAGAACTAGTAGGCTTTGGAGGAAATAAAAGAATATCAGCAACGACCTTTACTATTGATGGTTTGGTGTATTTAGGTACTGGTATTTCTAACGGAGTTTACTTGGATGATTTCTGGGTGTTTGATCCAACAACAGAAAGCTGGACACAGAAATTAGATTTAGATGAAGAAGATGATTATGCTATACAAAGAAGTAATGCTGTTGGTTTTACTTTAAATGGATACGGTTATATAGCAACAGGTGAATTAGGTGGTGCTACCAATACGGTTTGGGAGTATGATCCAGTATCGGATGAATGGGAGCAAAAAACTTCTTTTGAAGGAGCGACAAGACAAGATGCGATAGCCTTTTCTAATGGTAGTCGTGTATTTATAGGAATGGGTAGAACAGGTACTTTATACCTAGATGATTTAGATGAATTCTTTCCTCAAGATGAGTACGAAGAGGAAGATTAACTTTTCATAGTGAGTGCAATTGTTAATTTTTTGGGTCAATCTGAGTGGATTGGCCCATTTTTAAACATTTATTTATGATTTCGACTGCAAAATATTGGGTCTTACTTGTGTTATTTTTGGCACTTGTGTTAGGCTATTCATTTTATAATCAAACGTTCATTAATCAAAACCAAACTTTTCATAGTCAGGTGGTAGATTTAAATGATGGTTATGGCTATCAGATTATGAGAGGAGAAAAAATAGTGATTTTACAAGAATATATACCAGGTTTTCCAGGTAAGCAAAAGTTTGCTACCGAGGGTCAGGCCTTAAAAACTGCAGATGTTGTAATAACAAAATTGGAAGAAGGTAAGTCGCCAATTTTATTACCAACAGATTTAGCAGAATTAAATATTGCTATTGCGACAAGTCGCTAATTTCTTTATGAAATCGATTATTAAAAATAGGGTTCAAATAGTTGTTCATATTAGTATATGGATATTGTTATACGGACTCACTTTTTATCCGATTTTGAATGATGCAAGACCAATTCCTTCAGATGTTTTTCCGAAGCTGATTGTTATAATCGTGCTGTTTTATTTCAACTACTTCTATCTAGTACCAGAGTATCTGTTGAAAAAAAGCGTGCTGTTTTACCTGTTGGTCTCATTGGGTTTGTTGGTGGCTTCTGTGATGCTGCTAAATCATTTTTACGAACCAAAGTTTCCAGAGAATTTTATAATGGATTTTCAACGCCCAAGAGGTTTTGGTTATATGCCTATTTATAGATCGTTCGTAAATCTTGGTATACCCTATGTAATTAGTGCTATTTTAAGAATATATGTAGAGTGGAAACGTAATGAGAATTTACGGTTATCAGTTGAAAAAGAGAGTATTAAGTCAGAGTTGCAATTTTTAAAAGCGCAGTTGAATCCGCATTTTTTATTCAATACACTGAATACAATTTATGCGCTTTCGGTAAAAAAATCGCCAGATACTTCTGAGGCTATTGTTGATTTGTCTGAGTTAATGAGGTATATGATTTACGAGGCCGATAAAGACTTGGTGCCATTGAACAAAGAAATAGATTATATAAAAAGTTACATTCAATTACAGCGATTGCGATTATCTGATAGTGAAAATGTTTCTTTAAAAATAACAGGAGAAGATAGGGGTAGAGCAGTGCCGCCTTTGCTTTTTATTTCTTTTATTGAAAATGCATTTAAGTACGGTACCGACTATAAAGGTAAGACCTATGTGAAAATTGCTTTAATTATTACAGATGCCTCAGTCTATTTAAATGTTAAGAATAAAATAGGGGTGTTTAGAGAGCCCACAAAGAATTCTGGAATTGGTTTAGAAAATATTAGAAACCAATTAAAGCTAATTTACCCAGGCTTGCATGATCTTGAAGTTGACAATGACGGAAAAGATTACGAAGTATCGTTAACTATTTACCAAAAACAAGCTAGCCTATGAAATGTATAATTATAGATGATGAGCCATTAGCAATAGAAATACTTTCAGGTTATTGCGAAAAGTTAGATTTTATCGATTTGGTAAAAACCTACACCAATCCGTTAGATGCTATTAGTGATATAAAGGAGAAGAAAATCGATTTAATTTTTTGCGATATCGAAATGCCTCAAATTAACGGGATTGATTTTATGGGCACTTTAGATAATAAGCCATTTTTCATATTTACTACAGCCTATTCTCAATATGCCGTTGAAGGCTTTGAGTTAAATGCCGTTGATTATCTAGTAAAACCGATACCATACCATCGTTTTATAAAATCAGTATCACGAGTACAAGATTTAATATCTAAAAAACAAAAAACTATTATGGAAGCAAACGTATTTTCATCGGCCGGCGATAATTCAGTAGATAAAAAGTTCATTTTTGTAAAGGCGGAATATGAAAGTATAAAAATCGATTTAGATCAAATCGAATATGTACAGGGTCTAAAAGATTATTTAAAGATTCATATTGTTAATACGAACAAAACCATTCTTACACTCATGAGTTTTAAAGAGATTATGGGTAAATTACCTTCTAATCAGTTTCTTAGAGTACATAAATCTTACCTAGTAAACGTAAATTTCATTAAAACTGTACAGCGTAATAGAATAGTAATAAACGATATGCGAATTCCTATTGGTGAAAGTCATAAAGAGGCTTTTTTCTCTATACTAGGGTTGTAGATTTCCCAGATAGGTGCCTAAATTTATTCTTTCGTTTTTACTTCCTAACTTAAGCTATCAAAGTTTAGATAGAATTCTCTATTTTTGTTTAGCTAAAAGCACGGGTGCATATTATGAGTCAAAAAGTTTTACTCTCTTCCAAAGAAATAAATATCATCCTGCATCGATTGGCTTGTCAGCTTCTTGAAAACCATTTAAGCTTTGAAAATACTGTTTTAATAGGTATTCAACCTAGAGGTAAGTTTCTCGCTAAGCGCTTGACCAAAATTCTAAAAGAAGAATATAAAGTAAAGCAAATTGATCTTGGTTTCTTAGATATCACTTTTTATCGTGATGATTTTAGAAGAGGAGACAAGACCTTAGAAGCTACAAAAACAAAAATCGATTTTTTAATAGAAGATAAGAACGTGGTCTTAATAGATGATGTTCTATATACCGGTAGAAGTATTAATGCAGCTTTGACTGCTCTACAGTCTTTTGGTAGGCCAAAGGATGTAGAACTGTTGTGCTTAATTGACCGTAGATTTAGTAGACATTTGCCTATACAACCTAATTATAGAGGTCGCCAGGTAGATGCTATTAATGATGAAAAAGTAAAGGTGATGTGGGAAGAAAATGACGGGGAGGATATTATATATTTAGTAAATAGATAAGAAAATGAGCGAACTGAGTGTTAAACACTTACTGGGAATTAAATATCTAAAGGAAACCGATATTCAGCTTATTTTTGAAACTGCAGATCATTTTAAGGAAGTGATCAATCGCTCTATTAAAAAAGTGCCTTCACTTCGAGATATTACTATTGCCAATATATTTTTTGAGAATAGTACCAGAACAAAATTATCTTTTGAGCTTGCTGAAAAACGACTATCTGCAGATGTGCTTAATTTTTCTGCTAGTCAGTCTTCAGTAAAAAAAGGAGAAACCTTAATAGATACCGTAAATAACATTTTATCTATGAAAGTAGATATGGTGGTCATGCGGCATCCAAATCCTGGGGCGGGTATATTCTTATCAAAGCATGTAAACGCTTCTATTATAAATGCTGGCGATGGGGCACACGAACATCCTACGCAGGCATTATTAGATTCTTACTCTATTCGTGAAAAACTGGGCGATGTTGCTGGTAAAAATGTGGTAATTGTTGGTGATATATTGCACTCAAGAGTAGCACTTTCAAATATTTTTGCACTAAAATTACAAGGTGCAAATGTTAAAGTGTGCGGACCTAAAACTTTGTTGCCTAAATATATAGAATCTTTAGGTGTAGGTGTTGAAACCAATTTGAGAAAAGCCTTAGAGTGGTGCGATGTGGCAAATATGTTGCGAATACAGAACGAAAGGTTAGATATATCTTATTTTCCGACTACAAGAGAATACACTCAGCAATTCGGAGTCAATAAAAAACTACTGGATAGTTTAGATAAAGAAATTGTAATTATGCACCCCGGACCAATAAATAGGGGGGTTGAAATTACAAGTGATGTTGCTG harbors:
- a CDS encoding Kelch repeat-containing protein, producing the protein MNKRKSYMYKITGMAMLAMVITSCSSDDDENLGNWVDKSIFDGSPRSSVSGFTIDNVGYMGVGYDGDDYLASFWAYDIEGDYWSQKADFPGAARNAAVGFEIDGTGYIGSGYDGVDELTDFYSYNTASNTWTEIASLTTARRNAVGFGANGFGYVGTGYDGENDRKDFWKYNPANDTWTELVGFGGNKRISATTFTIDGLVYLGTGISNGVYLDDFWVFDPTTESWTQKLDLDEEDDYAIQRSNAVGFTLNGYGYIATGELGGATNTVWEYDPVSDEWEQKTSFEGATRQDAIAFSNGSRVFIGMGRTGTLYLDDLDEFFPQDEYEEED
- a CDS encoding DUF4907 domain-containing protein; the protein is MISTAKYWVLLVLFLALVLGYSFYNQTFINQNQTFHSQVVDLNDGYGYQIMRGEKIVILQEYIPGFPGKQKFATEGQALKTADVVITKLEEGKSPILLPTDLAELNIAIATSR
- a CDS encoding LytR/AlgR family response regulator transcription factor; this encodes MKCIIIDDEPLAIEILSGYCEKLDFIDLVKTYTNPLDAISDIKEKKIDLIFCDIEMPQINGIDFMGTLDNKPFFIFTTAYSQYAVEGFELNAVDYLVKPIPYHRFIKSVSRVQDLISKKQKTIMEANVFSSAGDNSVDKKFIFVKAEYESIKIDLDQIEYVQGLKDYLKIHIVNTNKTILTLMSFKEIMGKLPSNQFLRVHKSYLVNVNFIKTVQRNRIVINDMRIPIGESHKEAFFSILGL
- a CDS encoding OmpP1/FadL family transporter; amino-acid sequence: MKINQILFFTITALLAFYQSSAQSEALTSSPYSLYGLGVINQTSIGKFNGLGYSGIGIKSPYEINNLNPANYALIPQNSFLYDIGVTGEFNSYSNTSSSDEKSNVNFSNLAFGFRIMENLGAGITMTPYSDVGYSLLGVSSNIEGSTESFESNVAGLGGLNDIKLNVGYALMPKLRLGLSASFLFGNIEETESFFYSTSTFESVEQTNYSGARLGFGLQYDVNDKITIGSTVQLPTSLNGNLKRSVDKSISGIAISVEDESSDNVSDFKLPLEFGFGMSIKPIEELTFSADYKKNFWSDTNQSENIGSYEDQDIYAFGLEFIQDPTSYKYGQRLAYRLGYNYDNGYLAISDKKVEGYNFTAGIGIPTSRGTHSMINLSYSYGSKGLLQNVLVKENFHLITLNLSLEDIWFVKKKVY
- the pyrR gene encoding bifunctional pyr operon transcriptional regulator/uracil phosphoribosyltransferase PyrR: MSQKVLLSSKEINIILHRLACQLLENHLSFENTVLIGIQPRGKFLAKRLTKILKEEYKVKQIDLGFLDITFYRDDFRRGDKTLEATKTKIDFLIEDKNVVLIDDVLYTGRSINAALTALQSFGRPKDVELLCLIDRRFSRHLPIQPNYRGRQVDAINDEKVKVMWEENDGEDIIYLVNR
- a CDS encoding aspartate carbamoyltransferase catalytic subunit; translated protein: MSELSVKHLLGIKYLKETDIQLIFETADHFKEVINRSIKKVPSLRDITIANIFFENSTRTKLSFELAEKRLSADVLNFSASQSSVKKGETLIDTVNNILSMKVDMVVMRHPNPGAGIFLSKHVNASIINAGDGAHEHPTQALLDSYSIREKLGDVAGKNVVIVGDILHSRVALSNIFALKLQGANVKVCGPKTLLPKYIESLGVGVETNLRKALEWCDVANMLRIQNERLDISYFPTTREYTQQFGVNKKLLDSLDKEIVIMHPGPINRGVEITSDVADSKQSIILNQVENGVAIRMAVIYLLASKIK
- the rpsA gene encoding 30S ribosomal protein S1, with the translated sequence MAEEKTNAEVEATTEATQQAVETPQQDPQEFLESFNWEKYEQGIERVDDSKLKEFEKLVAENFVDTADEEVVQGTVVYITDREAIIDINAKSEGVISLNEFRYNPGLKVGDKVEVLIDIREDKSGQLVLSHRKARTIMAWDRVNAAHDKEEIVSGFVKCRTKGGMIVDVFGIEAFLPGSQIDVKPIRDYDQYVNKTMEFKVVKINHEFKNVVVSHKALIEADIEEQKKEIISQLEKGQVLEGVVKNITSYGVFIDLGGVDGLVHITDLSWSRINHPNEVVELDQKLNVVILDFDENKSRIQLGLKQLEKHPWEALSDEIKIGDKVKGKVVVIADYGAFIEVVEGVEGLIHVSEMSWSTHLRSAQDFVKVGDEVEAVVLTLDREDRKMSLGIKQLTPDPWTDITTKYPVGSKHKGIVRNFTNFGVFVELEEGIDGLIYISDLSWTKKIKHPSEFTNVGDTLEVEVLELDVDGRKLSLGHKQTTENPWDKYETEFAMGTVHTATISDVVDKGATIEFNEDITAFIPQRHLEKEDGKKLGKGDEAEFKIIEFNKDFKRVVASHTAIFREEEQRNVKAAVKRQTTSTEEAKTTLGDANDALQALKEKMEAADSKKKK
- a CDS encoding sensor histidine kinase, translated to MKSIIKNRVQIVVHISIWILLYGLTFYPILNDARPIPSDVFPKLIVIIVLFYFNYFYLVPEYLLKKSVLFYLLVSLGLLVASVMLLNHFYEPKFPENFIMDFQRPRGFGYMPIYRSFVNLGIPYVISAILRIYVEWKRNENLRLSVEKESIKSELQFLKAQLNPHFLFNTLNTIYALSVKKSPDTSEAIVDLSELMRYMIYEADKDLVPLNKEIDYIKSYIQLQRLRLSDSENVSLKITGEDRGRAVPPLLFISFIENAFKYGTDYKGKTYVKIALIITDASVYLNVKNKIGVFREPTKNSGIGLENIRNQLKLIYPGLHDLEVDNDGKDYEVSLTIYQKQASL
- a CDS encoding DUF4270 family protein, with product MKVFLNKLRALYIIIVGGFIAFAAHSCSDDIYNDSEFVAGETFTDSNIRLILIDTLTVSTSTMKFDSIVTSESTRILLGKYTDNVFGTVTASSYMQFLPETYTIDSEAVFDSIVMVLGYDNYYYNDTLQKNTIHIKKINENLKPESDDYFYNTSNIGYDEDDLGFFEYNPRPLAGDSITIKLVDDFGTDVFSKLQEKDIINIDEYRDYFKGIALLPDDVDDGSVIGFSKSSEKTYMRLYYSTDTELESESEYLDVQINAATFPIPFFNRITADDPITPLQTLTDSKVNLESSDANNQSYIQSGVGIAMRVQFPSITSLYDIPGSGTILDGVLKIKPTPQSYDDHLKLRDTLAVYVVDQNNDLIETLTSTSYAILNRDNQEFNDIYYEIPIAYYLEELQLKDRDIDDALILLPADYNSTIDRFILNGNGNGENETILELTYGIYDED